One genomic window of Pseudomonadales bacterium includes the following:
- the aceK gene encoding bifunctional isocitrate dehydrogenase kinase/phosphatase, whose amino-acid sequence MSNPQVPVSSTARRIAKIIINGFRSYFADYQNVTLSAKARFEKADWHGGQQANVARMELYKTKVKQVSELLPTITNKDITDLELWRQAKLAYTQLVFNFPNFEIAETFFNSVFGDVNDHDKIDDDLIYVLSSQLKSIPEAEYSIFIRYENASSPEKLFEQLLDDVEFSLPYENKPRDITNITAEFESEVLQQTTSDFSSLKFDLLESVFYRSKAAYIVGRIIDGDRLFPFIFPVLNNEQGSLFIDTAIFNREEMSVIFSFARTHFMVDAPLPYEYVHFLKELLPHKADYEIYTSLGFPIHAKTELFRDLVNHLRNSSDQFVIAPGIKGMVMSVFTLPSYDIVFKIIKDKFDPPKEVTHEIVMEKYKMVSRHDRIGRMADTLSFINMTLPLDRFSNELLAELKEVAPSQIEIRGNGLLFKLLYTERRMTPLNLYLETADEEQTRSVIEEYGNAIKQLAAANIFPGDMLLKNFGVTRHGRVVFYDYDEICPLTDCNFRKIPEPQTEEQEMASQPWYSVGPNDIFPEEFRLFFAGNPSARKAFEDMHGDIYKVAFWQELQNKIKSGKIVDVFPYRRKRRFRR is encoded by the coding sequence ATGAGCAACCCCCAGGTGCCTGTCAGTAGCACCGCCAGACGTATAGCAAAAATTATTATTAACGGCTTCCGCAGCTATTTTGCCGATTACCAGAACGTCACCCTCAGCGCCAAAGCACGCTTTGAGAAAGCCGACTGGCATGGTGGCCAGCAAGCCAACGTTGCGCGAATGGAACTCTACAAAACCAAGGTCAAACAGGTATCTGAGTTGCTGCCTACCATCACCAACAAAGACATCACCGATCTGGAATTGTGGCGACAGGCCAAACTGGCGTACACACAGCTGGTTTTCAACTTTCCCAATTTTGAAATTGCCGAAACATTTTTCAATTCTGTTTTCGGCGATGTTAACGATCATGACAAGATTGATGATGACCTGATTTACGTGCTCTCATCACAGCTAAAAAGTATTCCTGAAGCTGAATACAGCATTTTCATCCGCTATGAAAATGCCTCTTCACCTGAAAAACTGTTTGAACAGCTGCTGGACGATGTGGAATTTTCGCTACCTTATGAGAACAAGCCGCGTGATATCACCAATATAACAGCAGAGTTTGAAAGTGAGGTTCTTCAGCAAACCACTTCCGACTTCAGCTCGCTCAAGTTTGATCTGCTGGAATCTGTTTTCTATCGTAGCAAAGCAGCCTATATCGTTGGCAGAATTATAGACGGCGATCGTTTATTCCCGTTTATATTTCCGGTACTCAACAACGAGCAGGGTAGCCTGTTTATCGACACCGCGATTTTCAACCGGGAAGAAATGAGCGTGATTTTCAGTTTCGCACGCACCCATTTCATGGTGGACGCTCCACTGCCCTACGAGTATGTACATTTTCTGAAAGAGTTACTGCCCCATAAGGCAGATTATGAAATCTACACCTCGCTGGGCTTTCCGATTCATGCCAAGACCGAACTGTTTCGTGACCTTGTCAATCACCTGCGCAACTCAAGCGATCAATTCGTCATTGCACCTGGTATCAAGGGCATGGTGATGTCGGTGTTTACACTGCCGTCCTACGATATCGTCTTCAAGATTATCAAAGACAAATTTGACCCGCCCAAGGAAGTGACCCACGAGATCGTCATGGAAAAATACAAGATGGTTTCTCGTCATGACCGCATTGGTCGAATGGCTGATACACTCAGCTTTATCAATATGACACTGCCACTGGATCGATTCTCCAACGAACTCTTGGCAGAACTCAAAGAAGTAGCCCCTTCGCAGATAGAAATTCGAGGCAACGGCCTGCTGTTCAAGCTACTCTATACCGAGCGACGCATGACGCCGCTGAACCTGTACCTCGAAACTGCCGATGAAGAGCAGACTCGCAGTGTTATCGAAGAGTACGGCAATGCTATCAAGCAGCTCGCTGCAGCCAACATTTTTCCCGGGGATATGTTGCTAAAAAACTTTGGTGTTACCCGTCACGGCCGCGTGGTGTTTTATGACTACGACGAAATTTGCCCGCTCACGGACTGCAATTTTCGCAAGATACCGGAGCCACAAACCGAGGAACAGGAAATGGCCTCACAGCCCTGGTATAGCGTTGGCCCAAATGACATTTTTCCGGAAGAATTCCGGTTATTCTTTGCCGGCAACCCCTCCGCCCGCAAAGCCTTTGAGGATATGCACGGTGATATCTACAAGGTCGCGTTCTGGCAGGAACTACAGAATAAAATCAAAAGCGGGAAAATCGTCGATGTTTTCCCCTATCGCAGAAAGCGTCGTTTCCGACGCTAA
- a CDS encoding mechanosensitive ion channel has protein sequence MEQWFNEETLGAVQEYVLIYGWKILMALVIFIVGRMVARWMRNFTEKMLKKQAVDEAIQHFVSALVYYILFVFVVVAALGQLGIQTASFVAIIGAAGLAVGLALQGSLANFAAGVLILLFKPFKVGDFIEAAGTSGVVKKILIFTTELHTGDNKKVIIPNGAVSSGTITNYSANDTRRVDLVMGIGYDDDIDKAKRVLEEVVAADARVLKDPAPTIAVVELADSSVNFVVRPWVNSGDYWGVYFGLTEAVKKRFDQEGISIPYPQRDVHLHQAGSGN, from the coding sequence ATGGAACAGTGGTTTAACGAAGAGACACTGGGCGCCGTTCAGGAATATGTACTGATTTACGGCTGGAAGATCTTGATGGCCCTGGTCATCTTTATTGTGGGTCGCATGGTTGCGCGGTGGATGCGCAATTTCACAGAGAAAATGTTGAAAAAACAGGCTGTAGACGAAGCAATCCAGCATTTTGTCAGCGCTCTGGTGTACTACATTTTATTTGTATTCGTGGTTGTGGCTGCGCTTGGACAGTTGGGTATCCAAACGGCTTCTTTCGTTGCCATTATTGGTGCCGCTGGTTTGGCTGTTGGTTTGGCCCTGCAGGGCTCGCTGGCAAACTTTGCCGCAGGGGTGCTCATCTTGTTGTTCAAACCATTTAAAGTGGGTGACTTCATTGAGGCGGCTGGCACCTCCGGCGTCGTGAAGAAAATTTTGATTTTCACTACAGAACTTCATACTGGCGATAACAAGAAAGTGATTATTCCTAATGGTGCGGTAAGTTCTGGCACTATCACGAACTATTCGGCCAACGATACTCGCCGAGTGGATCTGGTGATGGGTATCGGTTATGACGATGATATTGATAAGGCCAAGCGCGTTCTCGAAGAAGTGGTAGCTGCCGATGCTCGCGTGCTTAAGGATCCTGCACCAACTATTGCGGTAGTGGAACTTGCGGATAGCAGCGTTAATTTTGTGGTTCGTCCCTGGGTTAATTCCGGTGACTACTGGGGCGTCTATTTTGGTTTGACGGAAGCGGTCAAGAAACGGTTTGATCAGGAAGGTATTTCGATTCCGTACCCACAACGGGATGTTCACTTGCACCAGGCTGGCAGTGGAAACTAA
- a CDS encoding GlsB/YeaQ/YmgE family stress response membrane protein: MGFFTWIILGLIAGVLAKWLMPGKDGGGMIVTILLGIAGAFVGGWFAALLGFGSADGFNIPSIITATLGALLLLFVYRQVQK; the protein is encoded by the coding sequence ATGGGTTTTTTTACGTGGATCATTTTAGGTTTGATTGCAGGCGTTCTTGCTAAATGGCTTATGCCTGGCAAGGATGGTGGTGGAATGATCGTAACGATCCTGTTGGGTATTGCCGGTGCATTTGTCGGCGGCTGGTTTGCTGCATTACTGGGCTTTGGATCTGCAGACGGTTTTAATATTCCCAGTATTATTACTGCGACGCTGGGCGCATTATTGCTGCTTTTTGTGTATCGACAAGTACAAAAATAA